The Sedimentisphaera salicampi genome includes a region encoding these proteins:
- a CDS encoding sulfatase-like hydrolase/transferase, translating into MKSRRDFLKCAAVAGVSIGGMGALSSCANSFSTTSSQKKKPNVVVIIADDLGYADMSFLPDAPEDVKKYGTPGFDRLAKTGTYFKNAYGTSPICSPSRTGLITGRYQQRWGNYWYGDGGLPTRELTIPEHLSKSGFITAKYGKTHHNGGPKEFPTLHGFDEFLGFMFHTWDYIRLSQKDVEAYKAREGFKGNFGCQVVGPLLWAEGQGTKQEEAEKISFEDGFTTEIFTDRACEFIEREKGDKPFYLHVAHNAVHQPTYVVDEKWAKRVGARYVPWDRNADDWDYPYWEPNEERHQKFHKRWGHMGKVDPEGRRCYLANLLALDESVSRILDTLEKTGQRENTLVVFVSDNGGTINTYSINDPLSGFKYMFAEGGLRVPMIVSMPGRLPEGKVNEEAIVSTMDIFPTITSLAGLQTPDNLDGMSLLPVLKDKRKKQHEWLAWAQSRNSWVIRKGKWKLTNNVGWKHKDFRIKENGDVVEADKPYKYPNSPQLFNLEEDIGETTNLIDEHPKLAKQLRELYEAWDSQMAGRMDSTGQPRKNP; encoded by the coding sequence ATGAAAAGCAGACGAGATTTTCTCAAATGTGCCGCTGTTGCGGGTGTTTCCATCGGCGGTATGGGAGCTTTAAGCTCCTGCGCAAACTCTTTTAGCACAACTTCCAGCCAGAAGAAGAAGCCGAATGTAGTGGTTATCATAGCAGACGACCTCGGCTATGCGGATATGTCTTTTCTGCCGGATGCTCCGGAAGATGTGAAGAAATACGGCACTCCGGGTTTCGACAGGCTCGCCAAAACAGGCACTTACTTCAAAAACGCCTACGGTACGTCCCCTATCTGCAGCCCGAGCCGGACCGGCCTGATCACAGGCCGCTATCAGCAGCGCTGGGGCAACTACTGGTACGGCGACGGCGGCCTTCCAACCAGAGAGCTCACAATCCCCGAACACCTCAGCAAATCGGGCTTCATCACCGCCAAATACGGCAAAACCCACCATAACGGCGGCCCGAAGGAATTTCCCACCCTCCACGGCTTTGATGAGTTCCTTGGTTTTATGTTCCACACGTGGGACTATATCCGCCTCAGCCAGAAGGACGTTGAGGCATACAAGGCCAGAGAGGGCTTCAAGGGCAATTTCGGATGTCAGGTTGTTGGCCCGCTGCTCTGGGCAGAAGGGCAGGGGACAAAGCAGGAAGAGGCTGAGAAGATATCCTTCGAAGACGGTTTCACCACCGAAATCTTCACCGACCGTGCTTGCGAATTTATCGAACGGGAGAAAGGCGATAAACCCTTCTACCTGCACGTTGCCCACAACGCAGTGCACCAGCCCACTTACGTTGTAGATGAGAAATGGGCGAAGAGAGTTGGGGCGAGATACGTTCCTTGGGATCGAAATGCCGACGACTGGGATTATCCATACTGGGAACCCAACGAAGAGCGGCATCAGAAGTTCCACAAGAGATGGGGGCATATGGGCAAGGTGGACCCGGAAGGCAGAAGATGCTACCTCGCAAACCTGCTCGCTCTGGATGAAAGCGTTTCGAGAATACTCGATACCCTCGAGAAGACAGGACAGCGGGAAAATACGCTCGTGGTATTCGTATCAGACAACGGCGGGACAATCAATACATACTCGATTAATGATCCGCTGAGCGGATTCAAGTATATGTTCGCTGAAGGCGGGCTGAGAGTGCCGATGATAGTGAGTATGCCAGGGAGGCTTCCCGAGGGGAAAGTGAACGAAGAGGCGATCGTTTCCACGATGGATATCTTCCCCACAATCACCAGCCTCGCAGGCCTGCAAACGCCCGATAACCTCGACGGTATGAGCCTGCTGCCTGTTCTCAAGGACAAACGCAAAAAGCAGCATGAGTGGCTCGCTTGGGCACAGAGCCGAAACTCGTGGGTTATCAGGAAGGGCAAATGGAAGCTCACAAACAACGTGGGCTGGAAGCATAAGGATTTCCGAATCAAGGAAAACGGAGACGTGGTTGAAGCGGATAAGCCGTATAAATACCCAAACAGCCCTCAGCTTTTCAATCTTGAAGAAGATATAGGCGAAACAACGAACCTCATAGATGAACACCCTAAGCTCGCAAAGCAGCTGAGAGAGCTGTATGAGGCTTGGGATTCCCAGATGGCAGGCAGAATGGATTCCACAGGCCAACCCCGCAAGAATCCGTAG
- a CDS encoding arylsulfatase produces MGKLNRRTFLKSIGAAAAGYAAGGCTTGGMTAASKNASAPNIIYVLVDDLGYGDLSCYGQKHFNTPNIDKLASQGMKFTNHYSGSTVCAPSRCTLMTGLHTGHCFIRGNFEMQPEGQLAMPKNTETVAKLLKRAGYKTGLIGKWGLGWPKSSGDPLNQGFDYFYGYNCQRHAHTYYPEYLWRNNQKEIIEGNLQGKTNVYSHDLLADDALKFVEDNKSNPFFLYLALTIPHASMAVPKDSLEPFIGKFGEEKPYKSEGGYRNQPHPKAAFAGMVTRMDKDIGRLTSKLEELGIADNTVVIFTSDNGPHSEGGHVPAYFNSSGGLRGIKRDLYEGGIRVPFIAKWPKVVPAGTESPHISAFWDFLPTAAQIAGQPIAVRTDGISMLPALKGQKQPAHKYLYWEFRPRGTQAIRMRNWKAIKFIKDGRTELYNLDKDPTESNDLSKTYPDVTARMEQIMLKAHEPSDEFPLPFDL; encoded by the coding sequence ATGGGAAAATTAAACAGAAGAACATTTTTGAAGAGTATCGGAGCTGCTGCTGCGGGCTATGCTGCGGGCGGCTGTACTACAGGCGGTATGACAGCAGCATCAAAAAACGCCTCCGCTCCCAACATTATCTATGTGCTGGTTGACGATCTGGGCTACGGAGATCTGAGCTGCTACGGGCAGAAGCACTTCAACACGCCCAACATCGACAAGCTCGCCTCGCAGGGAATGAAATTCACGAACCACTATTCCGGCTCCACAGTCTGCGCTCCATCAAGATGCACTCTGATGACCGGCCTTCATACTGGACACTGCTTTATCCGCGGCAATTTCGAGATGCAGCCGGAAGGCCAGCTCGCTATGCCCAAAAACACCGAAACAGTTGCAAAACTGCTCAAGCGCGCAGGCTACAAAACAGGCCTTATTGGCAAATGGGGTCTTGGCTGGCCAAAGTCTTCAGGCGACCCGCTCAATCAGGGCTTCGACTATTTCTACGGCTACAACTGCCAGCGACACGCCCACACGTACTATCCTGAGTACCTCTGGAGAAACAATCAGAAGGAAATAATTGAAGGCAACCTTCAGGGCAAAACCAACGTTTACAGCCACGACCTTCTCGCAGATGATGCGCTGAAGTTTGTGGAAGATAATAAATCCAATCCGTTCTTCCTCTATCTAGCGCTTACAATTCCTCATGCCTCAATGGCAGTGCCGAAGGATTCGCTTGAGCCTTTTATCGGCAAATTCGGCGAGGAAAAGCCTTATAAGAGCGAAGGGGGCTACCGCAACCAGCCTCATCCGAAGGCTGCGTTTGCGGGAATGGTAACGCGTATGGATAAGGATATCGGAAGGCTCACCAGCAAACTTGAAGAACTGGGGATTGCCGATAATACAGTAGTAATCTTTACAAGCGATAACGGCCCGCATTCAGAGGGCGGGCATGTGCCTGCGTATTTCAATAGCTCAGGCGGACTTCGCGGCATCAAGCGAGACCTCTACGAAGGCGGTATCAGAGTTCCGTTTATCGCAAAATGGCCGAAAGTTGTGCCAGCAGGCACAGAAAGCCCCCATATAAGTGCGTTCTGGGATTTCCTTCCCACGGCAGCTCAAATCGCAGGCCAGCCGATTGCAGTTCGTACAGACGGGATAAGTATGCTCCCTGCCTTGAAAGGCCAAAAGCAGCCTGCACACAAATACCTCTACTGGGAATTCCGCCCAAGAGGAACTCAGGCGATAAGGATGAGAAACTGGAAGGCAATTAAGTTTATTAAAGATGGCCGAACGGAGCTTTACAACCTCGATAAAGACCCTACAGAATCGAACGATTTATCGAAAACCTATCCTGACGTAACAGCGAGGATGGAGCAGATTATGCTCAAGGCTCATGAGCCTTCGGATGAATTCCCGCTTCCTTTTGATCTCTAA
- the zupT gene encoding zinc transporter ZupT — MDHSLTSILTAFSLTLFAGLATSVGSAIAFFSRRTNPVMLCVSLGFSAGVMIYVSFVEIFQKANESLLVSFSEKYAAIITAAAFFAGIGLTALIDALVPSEENPHEAQGLEDLAASIDLNRTSLLRMGLFSALAIGIHNFPEGFATFTASLQDPSLGLAIAIAIAIHNIPEGIAVSVPVYYATGSRKKAFWLSTFSGFSEPLGAIIGYVILRQFMNETVFGITFAMVAGIMIYISLDELLPTAEKYGKHHFAIGGLISGMGVMAGSLLLFM; from the coding sequence ATGGATCATTCACTAACCAGCATACTTACAGCATTTTCGCTGACCCTTTTCGCAGGCCTTGCAACCTCAGTTGGCTCCGCTATAGCCTTCTTTTCCCGAAGAACCAACCCTGTGATGCTTTGCGTATCTCTTGGCTTTTCTGCGGGCGTGATGATTTATGTTTCGTTCGTTGAGATATTCCAGAAGGCAAACGAATCTCTGCTCGTGTCTTTCTCGGAAAAGTATGCGGCAATAATAACAGCAGCCGCATTCTTTGCGGGCATAGGGCTTACAGCCCTTATTGATGCGCTCGTCCCCTCGGAGGAAAATCCGCACGAAGCTCAGGGGCTTGAAGACCTCGCGGCCAGCATCGATTTAAACAGAACAAGTCTTCTTCGCATGGGTCTTTTCTCTGCCCTTGCTATAGGCATTCATAATTTCCCCGAAGGCTTTGCCACATTCACCGCTTCGCTGCAGGACCCCTCTCTTGGTTTGGCGATTGCAATAGCTATCGCTATCCACAATATACCTGAAGGAATTGCCGTGAGCGTACCGGTATATTACGCAACGGGCAGCCGGAAGAAGGCCTTCTGGCTTTCAACGTTTTCAGGATTCTCAGAGCCGCTGGGGGCGATTATCGGATATGTAATCCTGCGACAGTTTATGAACGAAACGGTATTCGGCATAACCTTCGCAATGGTAGCTGGAATTATGATATACATCTCCCTCGATGAGCTCCTGCCCACAGCGGAGAAATACGGCAAGCACCACTTCGCAATCGGCGGACTTATCAGCGGAATGGGTGTTATGGCAGGCTCTCTTCTGCTGTTTATGTAG
- the pepD gene encoding beta-Ala-His dipeptidase, whose protein sequence is MKSDRAQERIVKIFREISKHPRPSGHEEKILEWLKGFARKQGWDCQQDNAGNILIRVNSEGASKTVCLQTHCDMVCEKTPEKSHDFSQDPIEVLEDGGWLRANGTTLGADDGLGMAISLFAGLAEFENKPNLELLITVDEERGMTGAQRLDENMLSAEYLINLDSDESDFIIGCAGGERAEITAKPELKDIPDGFEAAKVTVSGLKGGHSGVDIHLGRANAVVLAGELLEACSGGLGSMLASFSGGAASNAIARDAEFTLAVEDRDTLECVIETERDRIRHNFQSADPNIEIKVLEAELPEKCISSGQTGKIAKLLTSLPGGPVSYRTDMPKVVESSCNAGICSFSPSGFSLTLSQRSSNTKRLDMLNNTIENTCRRLGFECTFRGRYPGWEPAGSSDLLGKAEDAFEKVAGRPAEMEIIHAGLECGIISRKYPGIQLISMGPELKDIHSPQEKVKISSIGECFEVLNAILQKIESPVGL, encoded by the coding sequence ATGAAATCCGATAGAGCTCAGGAACGAATAGTAAAGATTTTCCGCGAAATATCCAAGCATCCCCGCCCATCCGGGCATGAAGAGAAGATTCTCGAATGGCTCAAGGGCTTTGCCCGAAAGCAGGGCTGGGACTGCCAGCAGGATAATGCGGGGAATATCCTGATTCGTGTTAATAGCGAGGGGGCTTCGAAAACCGTCTGTCTCCAGACTCACTGCGATATGGTCTGCGAGAAAACACCTGAAAAGAGCCACGATTTCTCCCAAGACCCGATTGAGGTTCTCGAAGACGGCGGCTGGCTTAGGGCAAACGGAACCACACTCGGTGCAGACGATGGGCTCGGAATGGCGATATCGCTGTTTGCCGGGCTTGCGGAGTTTGAAAACAAGCCCAACCTCGAATTGCTGATCACCGTTGACGAGGAACGCGGTATGACAGGAGCTCAGAGGCTCGATGAAAATATGCTCAGTGCCGAGTATCTGATCAACTTGGACAGCGACGAGAGCGATTTCATTATCGGCTGCGCAGGCGGAGAGCGGGCAGAGATTACAGCTAAGCCGGAGCTGAAGGATATACCTGATGGCTTTGAAGCGGCGAAAGTAACAGTTAGCGGGCTCAAAGGCGGTCATTCGGGAGTTGATATTCATCTCGGCAGAGCAAACGCCGTGGTGCTTGCGGGAGAACTCCTGGAGGCCTGCTCGGGCGGGCTTGGCAGTATGCTTGCCAGCTTCAGCGGAGGTGCAGCAAGCAATGCAATCGCAAGAGATGCAGAGTTTACGCTTGCCGTAGAAGACCGAGACACCCTCGAATGCGTTATTGAAACTGAGCGGGACAGAATCAGGCACAACTTCCAGTCTGCAGATCCGAATATTGAGATAAAGGTGCTTGAGGCCGAGCTTCCGGAAAAGTGCATCTCATCAGGGCAGACGGGAAAAATCGCCAAGCTGCTCACCTCACTTCCAGGCGGCCCTGTATCATACCGCACAGATATGCCGAAGGTGGTGGAGTCTTCATGCAATGCGGGGATTTGCAGTTTTTCCCCAAGCGGCTTCTCGCTCACGCTCTCCCAGCGGAGCTCAAACACAAAGCGGCTCGATATGCTCAATAACACAATAGAAAACACCTGCCGCCGACTCGGCTTTGAATGCACTTTCCGCGGTAGATACCCTGGCTGGGAACCTGCCGGCAGCAGCGATCTGCTCGGGAAGGCTGAAGATGCTTTTGAGAAAGTTGCCGGCCGGCCTGCTGAGATGGAAATCATACACGCAGGACTGGAGTGCGGGATTATATCGCGCAAATACCCGGGGATTCAGCTTATATCAATGGGGCCGGAGCTGAAAGACATTCACAGCCCTCAGGAAAAGGTGAAGATCAGTTCAATCGGCGAATGCTTCGAGGTGCTTAATGCTATTCTGCAAAAAATCGAAAGCCCCGTCGGCCTCTAA
- a CDS encoding ADP-ribosylglycohydrolase family protein, protein MKTIIGSGLMMLFCLSLFLPQESFSQEQILRSDLVDKIEGMWLGQIVANMAGRSTEGHYSGSAENPAESVDWVLKGPDEYWPGDDDTDIEYIAMDTLEQYGSNPTGQQLASQWLDHINSSGSGIYISNRQAWYLMKDGYIPPETGSRHRNMHWFSIDSQITTEIIGAVYPGLTQGAVDTVHKFADISNAGFPVHAAQFYGAMYSMAYFESDIQTLVENALNILPSTSRSYEVVSDVLGWYEADIANGTPDWRQTRSLLYDYYGNGEFAKGRYYHWIESTVNLGATVLCLLYGDGDYKTTAQIGILAGWDCDCNPATAGGIIGIIKGRSGLPQDLFGEDVCSNTYRNIYRPNLNSYESVNSIANRAADIAETNILANGGAKQVNGEQITYQVITQQASALPANPSPESPRGLVGEALANGIDVTVNAAKKHTNTSNDRYNIYSLIDGVYDNSHNGHRPYWSLGLSGEQDWYELEFAEPVLLDSVSFYEGDVVWNGVNTYVADNPLRGGFFKDIKVEIFKNGEYIEPSNITQSEPLEKLKMYQNIEFDFDPVVCSKARISGTAGGSYPYTTILELEAYGSIQPSVYVEHCSLEDLTQNSMIDNISLQFSEELASDSSPQIAIRRTSDSSVIPSSVIIEEDFMGLSIIPDSSLPDGNFVLEINCDSVTDAEGGSLIDDDMHSNDGYYRIYFHSLFGDLNGDGKIDQSDYSAFSSVWKTDYPSADFNKDSITDQFDLIEFADNWLEQI, encoded by the coding sequence ATGAAAACTATTATTGGTTCAGGATTGATGATGCTTTTCTGCCTGTCTTTATTTCTTCCGCAGGAAAGTTTTTCGCAAGAGCAAATTTTGAGATCTGATTTGGTTGACAAGATTGAAGGTATGTGGCTCGGTCAGATTGTGGCCAATATGGCCGGCCGATCAACTGAAGGACACTACAGCGGAAGTGCAGAAAATCCTGCTGAAAGTGTGGATTGGGTTCTAAAAGGCCCTGATGAGTATTGGCCGGGAGATGACGACACAGATATCGAATATATTGCTATGGATACGCTTGAGCAATACGGCTCGAATCCTACCGGCCAGCAGCTTGCTTCGCAGTGGCTTGATCATATAAATTCAAGCGGATCAGGCATTTACATTTCAAACCGCCAAGCTTGGTATTTGATGAAAGATGGATACATTCCTCCAGAAACAGGCAGCCGGCACAGAAATATGCACTGGTTTTCCATCGATTCTCAGATTACTACTGAGATAATTGGAGCGGTTTACCCTGGGCTCACCCAAGGAGCAGTGGACACGGTTCACAAATTTGCAGATATCTCAAACGCCGGCTTCCCTGTACATGCCGCTCAGTTTTACGGGGCTATGTATTCAATGGCATATTTCGAATCTGACATTCAAACTTTAGTTGAGAATGCTTTAAATATTCTTCCTTCTACAAGCAGAAGCTATGAGGTTGTTTCAGATGTATTAGGCTGGTACGAAGCAGATATCGCAAACGGCACTCCAGATTGGAGGCAAACCCGAAGCCTGCTTTATGATTATTACGGCAACGGAGAATTTGCCAAAGGCAGATATTACCATTGGATAGAATCTACGGTTAATCTCGGGGCAACGGTGCTTTGCCTTTTGTATGGTGATGGAGATTATAAAACCACTGCTCAAATAGGTATCTTAGCCGGCTGGGACTGCGACTGCAACCCAGCTACAGCCGGCGGAATAATCGGCATTATAAAAGGCCGAAGCGGCCTCCCGCAAGACCTCTTCGGCGAAGATGTATGCAGCAATACATACAGAAACATATACAGACCCAACCTGAATTCATACGAATCAGTGAACAGCATTGCTAACAGAGCTGCCGATATAGCCGAAACCAACATACTCGCCAATGGCGGCGCTAAGCAGGTGAATGGAGAGCAGATAACTTACCAAGTCATCACCCAGCAGGCTTCAGCTTTGCCCGCAAATCCTTCTCCGGAATCGCCCAGAGGGCTTGTTGGAGAGGCTTTGGCAAACGGGATTGATGTAACAGTTAATGCGGCCAAAAAACACACGAATACCTCTAATGACAGATACAACATATATTCACTGATTGACGGAGTTTATGATAATTCTCATAACGGGCACCGCCCTTATTGGAGCTTAGGGCTCAGCGGCGAGCAGGACTGGTATGAGCTTGAATTTGCTGAGCCTGTACTGCTTGATTCAGTAAGTTTTTATGAAGGGGATGTTGTATGGAACGGGGTCAATACCTATGTGGCGGATAATCCTCTGAGGGGAGGCTTTTTCAAAGATATCAAAGTGGAAATCTTTAAGAACGGCGAATATATAGAGCCCTCTAATATCACCCAGTCTGAGCCCCTTGAAAAGCTGAAAATGTATCAAAATATAGAATTTGATTTTGATCCGGTTGTGTGCAGCAAAGCGAGGATTTCAGGAACCGCGGGCGGGAGTTATCCTTACACAACTATACTTGAACTTGAGGCATACGGGAGTATTCAGCCCTCTGTTTATGTGGAACATTGCTCGCTTGAGGATTTAACTCAGAATTCAATGATTGATAATATATCTCTGCAATTCAGCGAGGAGCTCGCTTCAGACTCCAGCCCGCAGATAGCAATCCGAAGAACGAGCGATTCTTCAGTTATCCCATCTTCCGTAATAATTGAAGAAGATTTTATGGGGCTTAGCATAATCCCCGATTCCTCACTGCCCGATGGAAATTTTGTATTAGAAATCAACTGCGATTCCGTTACTGATGCAGAAGGGGGCAGTCTTATTGATGATGATATGCACTCAAATGACGGCTATTACCGCATTTATTTCCATTCGCTCTTTGGAGACCTTAACGGCGACGGGAAAATAGACCAGTCAGACTATTCGGCTTTTTCAAGTGTATGGAAAACTGATTATCCAAGCGCTGATTTCAACAAGGATTCAATTACTGATCAGTTTGACCTTATAGAATTTGCGGATAATTGGCTTGAGCAGATTTAA
- the fusA gene encoding elongation factor G — translation MAKVSDIKNVVLLGHGSSGKTTLVEAALHKTGQINRHGTIEEKNTVCDYDDEEKEIQHSIQSSIAHTAYKGKQINFIDSPGYPGFLGGALSSLSAAETALIVVNASNGIEVNTRRMYKAADQAGLCKIIVVNKLDHDDAEYAELVEQIQQTFGTECRCANLPTLDHKSVIDCVSNDQGESFITAEDAHTQLVESIIECDDDLMEAYLGGEEISKQKVEEVFVKAMLEGSVVPIVFTSAKTEAGIEELLEVIYESAPSPEQAKPALLTDGENKTELKADPEGPLAGLVFKVGTDPKTHMKYSFIRLFSGTIKSDTQMRRNDEKKVLRPGHILRPQGAETDEIESASAGDIICLAKIDDLKYGDLIHDGKVSGSFELTELPLPMFALALEPASKGDETKIGAALERLCEGDPCFAAGHDPNTKELVIKGLGEMHLKVMLSKMEKVYKVHVNTKPPKIPYKETITAKAEGHYRHKKQSGGAGQFGEVYLRVEPGERDQDPSLSYSWDIFGGSIPSQFETPVVKGIEDVMETGVIAGFPMQDIKVSIYDGKHHPVDSKEVAFRAAGKGAFIDAVQKAKPCLLEPVVDMEITVPTEFIGDITGDISGKRGRVQGQEILSGDMASVKALVPLSEVANYDGQLKSMTGGQGSYSMELSHYDVVPPNVQQKVIEKYKAEEENE, via the coding sequence GTGGCTAAAGTAAGCGACATAAAAAACGTTGTACTCCTCGGTCATGGAAGTTCGGGAAAAACTACGCTTGTGGAGGCGGCCCTTCACAAGACCGGTCAGATAAACCGGCACGGAACGATCGAGGAAAAGAATACCGTCTGTGATTACGACGACGAAGAAAAAGAAATTCAGCATTCAATCCAGTCATCAATAGCTCATACCGCCTATAAAGGCAAGCAAATCAATTTTATCGATTCTCCCGGTTATCCGGGTTTCTTAGGCGGAGCCCTTTCCTCACTTTCAGCAGCAGAAACAGCACTCATCGTAGTAAATGCCAGCAACGGCATAGAAGTAAACACCAGAAGAATGTACAAGGCAGCAGATCAGGCAGGCCTTTGCAAGATTATCGTAGTAAACAAGCTCGACCACGATGATGCCGAGTATGCAGAGCTCGTTGAGCAGATTCAGCAGACCTTCGGAACAGAATGCAGATGCGCAAACCTCCCGACATTAGACCATAAATCAGTTATAGACTGCGTGTCTAATGATCAGGGCGAGTCCTTCATCACCGCAGAAGACGCTCACACTCAGCTTGTAGAGAGCATAATCGAATGCGATGATGATCTGATGGAGGCATACCTCGGAGGCGAAGAGATAAGCAAGCAGAAGGTAGAAGAGGTTTTTGTGAAGGCGATGCTTGAAGGCAGCGTTGTTCCTATTGTTTTCACAAGCGCAAAAACCGAAGCGGGCATTGAAGAGCTTCTCGAAGTGATATATGAAAGTGCCCCTTCCCCCGAGCAGGCCAAGCCGGCATTGCTCACCGACGGCGAGAACAAAACAGAGCTCAAGGCGGATCCGGAAGGCCCGCTTGCAGGTCTCGTTTTCAAGGTTGGTACAGACCCGAAAACTCATATGAAATATTCATTCATCCGCCTTTTCAGCGGGACAATCAAATCCGACACCCAGATGCGCCGCAACGATGAGAAGAAGGTCCTGCGTCCCGGGCATATTCTCAGGCCTCAGGGAGCTGAAACAGACGAAATCGAAAGCGCTTCGGCGGGTGATATTATATGTCTTGCGAAAATTGATGACCTGAAATACGGTGATCTTATTCATGATGGTAAGGTAAGCGGAAGCTTTGAACTTACAGAGCTCCCGCTGCCTATGTTTGCTCTCGCATTGGAGCCTGCGTCTAAAGGGGATGAGACAAAAATCGGCGCAGCTCTGGAAAGGCTTTGTGAAGGGGATCCCTGTTTCGCGGCAGGGCACGACCCCAACACAAAGGAACTTGTAATCAAAGGTTTGGGAGAGATGCATCTGAAAGTTATGCTCTCCAAAATGGAAAAGGTTTACAAGGTCCATGTTAATACGAAGCCGCCAAAAATCCCTTACAAAGAAACTATCACAGCTAAAGCGGAAGGCCATTACAGGCACAAGAAACAGTCCGGCGGAGCTGGTCAGTTCGGCGAGGTCTATCTCAGGGTGGAGCCCGGCGAACGTGATCAGGACCCCTCGCTTTCTTACAGCTGGGATATTTTTGGCGGTTCCATCCCTTCACAATTTGAAACGCCTGTAGTTAAAGGCATTGAAGATGTAATGGAAACAGGCGTGATTGCCGGATTCCCGATGCAGGATATAAAGGTGAGCATCTATGACGGCAAGCACCACCCGGTAGATTCAAAGGAAGTGGCTTTTAGAGCTGCGGGCAAGGGCGCGTTTATCGATGCCGTGCAGAAGGCAAAGCCCTGTCTGCTTGAGCCCGTTGTGGATATGGAGATTACCGTACCCACCGAATTCATAGGCGATATCACAGGCGATATTTCAGGAAAGAGAGGCCGCGTGCAGGGGCAGGAGATCCTATCCGGAGATATGGCTTCTGTGAAGGCGCTCGTGCCGCTTTCGGAAGTAGCAAACTACGACGGCCAGCTAAAGAGTATGACCGGCGGACAAGGCAGCTACTCAATGGAACTCAGCCACTACGATGTTGTCCCGCCGAATGTGCAGCAGAAGGTGATTGAAAAATACAAGGCCGAAGAGGAAAACGAATAG
- a CDS encoding SGNH/GDSL hydrolase family protein, whose protein sequence is MACTFVIAAEDNLAKVLVIGDSISIGYTPHVKDLLEDAASVTHNQGNAGSTTRGVEKLESWLGDTKWDLIHFNWGLWDLCYRNPESNEQGNRDKIGGKITNSLEQYEENLERLVCRLEKTGAKLIWATTTVVPEGEAGRFKGDEIKYNKTAMKVVRKHNIPVNDLHAMTNLFPEQLFKGPGDVHYTKKGYEILARQTALHIKYQLKLER, encoded by the coding sequence TTGGCCTGTACTTTTGTCATTGCGGCAGAAGACAATCTTGCGAAGGTCTTAGTAATTGGTGATTCTATATCCATCGGCTACACCCCTCACGTTAAAGACCTTCTTGAGGATGCGGCAAGTGTTACGCACAATCAGGGTAATGCCGGATCGACAACCAGAGGAGTCGAAAAGCTTGAAAGCTGGCTGGGTGATACAAAATGGGACTTAATACATTTCAACTGGGGACTGTGGGATTTATGTTATCGAAATCCTGAATCAAATGAGCAGGGTAATAGAGACAAAATAGGCGGCAAGATTACAAATTCGCTTGAGCAATACGAAGAAAATCTCGAAAGGCTTGTTTGCAGGCTCGAGAAGACTGGGGCAAAGCTTATATGGGCAACTACAACAGTGGTCCCTGAGGGTGAAGCGGGACGATTTAAGGGTGATGAGATTAAATATAATAAAACTGCAATGAAAGTTGTAAGAAAGCACAATATACCTGTTAATGATCTCCATGCTATGACAAATCTCTTTCCTGAACAGTTGTTTAAAGGCCCCGGCGATGTGCATTATACAAAAAAAGGATATGAAATCCTTGCGAGGCAGACAGCATTGCATATTAAATATCAGCTGAAGCTTGAAAGGTGA